One Natrinema halophilum genomic window carries:
- the rdfA gene encoding rod-determining factor RdfA has protein sequence MTGDSSDRRQTKVERVIDKYELDGWGDRLEAEWVGDGAERTSLRDLATQFNQAVLRSAVREAEASVLDSDIEALYQTLTDDDVSRSEAVRRRRNLERSGVDIDDVQSDFLTHQTIYTYLTNVRDASLPDEDTEDRVERKKETIQRLAGRTQVVTESTLEELGNAGEIAARDYNVFIDVRAICGNCGADYSVSELLEQGGCDCDVVAVQ, from the coding sequence ATGACAGGTGACTCGAGCGACCGTCGACAAACAAAGGTCGAGCGAGTAATAGATAAATACGAGCTCGATGGATGGGGCGATCGGTTAGAAGCTGAATGGGTCGGCGACGGTGCGGAGCGAACGAGTCTGCGCGACCTCGCGACCCAGTTCAATCAGGCTGTACTTCGATCAGCAGTGCGCGAGGCGGAGGCATCCGTCCTCGATTCCGACATCGAAGCCCTCTACCAAACGTTAACGGACGATGACGTGTCGCGGTCAGAAGCCGTTCGGAGGCGGCGCAATCTCGAACGCTCAGGGGTCGACATCGACGACGTTCAATCGGATTTTCTCACCCATCAGACGATCTATACCTATCTCACGAACGTTCGCGACGCCTCTCTGCCCGACGAAGACACCGAAGACCGCGTCGAACGAAAGAAAGAGACCATCCAACGGTTAGCCGGTCGAACACAGGTTGTTACAGAATCCACGCTCGAGGAGTTGGGTAACGCCGGTGAAATCGCTGCTCGAGATTACAACGTATTCATCGATGTGCGCGCTATCTGTGGCAACTGTGGGGCAGATTACTCGGTCAGCGAATTACTCGAACAAGGTGGATGTGACTGTGACGTCGTCGCGGTTCAATGA